In one window of Streptomyces roseofulvus DNA:
- a CDS encoding metallopeptidase TldD-related protein has translation MSRVSKPYEIVERALELSRADGCVVIADEESSANLRWAGNALTTNGVTRGRTLTVIATVDGSEGTASGVVSRSAVTAEDLEPLVRAAEAAARAAGPAEDAQPLVTGVPSSPDFTDAPAETSSAVFADFAPALGEAFARARAGGRELYGFANHELTSTYLGTSTGLRLRHDQPNGTLELNAKSPDRSRSAWAGRSTRDFKDVDPAALDAELAVRLGWAERRIELPAGRYETLLPPTAVADLLIYQMWSSTARDAVEGRTVFSRPGGGTRLGETLSPLPLTLRSDPNEPGLESAPFVIAHASGDDESVFDNGLPVGPVEWIRAGALDRLITTRHTAALTGLPVAAGVGNLILDGGGERSLEEMVAATERGLLLTCLWYIREVDPATLLLTGLTRDGVYLVENGEVVGEVNNFRFNESPVDLLSRATEAGRTERTLPREWSDWFTRAAMPALRVPDFNMSSVSKGV, from the coding sequence ATGAGCCGCGTCAGCAAGCCGTACGAGATCGTCGAGCGGGCGCTGGAGCTGTCCCGCGCGGACGGGTGTGTCGTCATCGCGGACGAGGAGTCCTCGGCCAACCTGCGCTGGGCGGGCAACGCGCTCACCACCAACGGCGTGACCCGGGGCCGTACCCTCACGGTCATCGCGACCGTCGACGGCTCCGAGGGCACCGCCTCCGGGGTCGTCTCCCGGTCCGCGGTGACCGCGGAGGACCTGGAGCCGCTGGTGCGGGCCGCCGAGGCGGCGGCGCGGGCGGCCGGGCCCGCCGAGGACGCGCAGCCGCTGGTCACGGGCGTGCCCTCCTCCCCCGACTTCACCGACGCGCCCGCCGAGACCTCCTCCGCCGTCTTCGCCGACTTCGCGCCGGCGCTCGGCGAGGCGTTCGCCCGCGCGCGGGCCGGCGGCCGGGAGCTGTACGGCTTCGCCAACCACGAGCTGACCTCCACCTACCTGGGCACGTCGACCGGGCTGCGGCTGCGGCACGACCAGCCCAACGGCACCCTGGAGCTCAACGCCAAGTCCCCCGACAGGTCCCGCTCCGCCTGGGCGGGCCGCTCCACCCGGGACTTCAAGGACGTGGACCCGGCGGCGCTCGACGCCGAGCTGGCCGTCCGGCTGGGCTGGGCCGAGCGGCGGATCGAGCTGCCGGCCGGGCGGTACGAGACGCTGCTGCCGCCGACCGCCGTGGCCGACCTGCTGATCTACCAGATGTGGTCCTCGACCGCCCGGGACGCGGTGGAGGGCCGTACGGTCTTCTCCCGGCCCGGTGGCGGCACCCGGCTCGGCGAGACCCTCTCGCCGCTGCCGCTGACCCTGCGCAGCGACCCGAACGAGCCGGGCCTGGAGTCGGCGCCCTTCGTGATCGCGCACGCCTCCGGCGACGACGAGTCGGTCTTCGACAACGGTCTGCCGGTCGGCCCGGTGGAGTGGATCCGGGCCGGCGCGCTCGACCGTCTGATCACCACCCGGCACACCGCGGCCCTCACCGGCCTGCCGGTGGCCGCCGGGGTGGGGAACCTGATCCTGGACGGCGGCGGCGAGCGCTCCCTGGAGGAGATGGTGGCCGCCACCGAGCGCGGGCTGCTGCTGACCTGCCTCTGGTACATCCGCGAGGTGGATCCGGCGACGCTGCTGCTCACCGGGCTGACCCGGGACGGCGTCTACCTCGTCGAGAACGGCGAGGTGGTCGGCGAGGTCAACAACTTCCGGTTCAACGAGTCGCCGGTGGACCTGCTGTCGCGGGCCACCGAGGCGGGCCGGACGGAGCGGACGCTGCCGCGCGAGTGGAGCGACTGGTTCACCCGGGCCGCGATGCCCGCCCTGCGGGTGCCCGACTTCAACATGAGCTCGGTCAGCAAGGGCGTCTGA
- the moaA gene encoding GTP 3',8-cyclase MoaA, with product MLLDTYGRIATDLRVSLTDRCNLRCTYCMPEEGLQWLAKPDLLTDDEIVRLIRIAVTDLGVTEVRFTGGEPLLRPGLVGIVERCAALEPRPRMSLTTNGIGLKRTAAALKAAGLDRVNVSLDTLRPEVFKTLTRRDRHHDVLDGMAAAREAGLTPVKVNAVLMPGLNEDEAPDLLAWAMEEGYELRFIEQMPLDAQHGWKRDGMITAGDILESLRTRFTLTPEGADERGSAPAERWVVDGGPHTVGVIASVTRPFCRACDRTRLTADGQIRTCLFATEETDLRAALRSDAPDAAVAELWKKAMWGKKAGSGLDDPSFLQPDRPMSAIGG from the coding sequence GTGCTCCTCGACACGTACGGCCGAATCGCCACTGACCTGCGCGTTTCCCTCACGGACCGGTGCAATCTGCGCTGCACCTACTGCATGCCGGAAGAGGGCCTGCAGTGGCTGGCCAAGCCCGACCTCCTCACCGACGACGAGATCGTCCGGCTGATCCGCATCGCGGTCACCGACCTCGGCGTCACCGAGGTCCGCTTCACCGGCGGCGAGCCGCTGCTCCGCCCCGGCCTCGTCGGGATCGTCGAGCGCTGCGCCGCCCTGGAGCCCCGCCCCCGGATGTCCCTGACCACCAACGGCATCGGCCTCAAGCGCACCGCCGCCGCCCTGAAGGCGGCCGGCCTGGACCGGGTCAACGTCTCCCTCGACACCCTGCGGCCCGAGGTCTTCAAGACCCTCACCCGCCGCGACCGCCACCACGACGTCCTCGACGGCATGGCCGCCGCCCGCGAGGCGGGCCTCACCCCGGTGAAGGTCAACGCGGTCCTGATGCCGGGGCTCAACGAGGACGAGGCCCCCGACCTGCTCGCCTGGGCGATGGAGGAGGGGTACGAGCTCCGCTTCATCGAGCAGATGCCGCTCGACGCCCAGCACGGGTGGAAGCGCGACGGCATGATCACCGCCGGCGACATCCTGGAGTCCCTCCGCACCCGCTTCACCCTCACCCCCGAGGGCGCCGACGAGCGCGGCTCCGCCCCGGCCGAGCGGTGGGTCGTCGACGGCGGCCCGCACACGGTCGGCGTCATCGCCTCCGTCACCCGCCCGTTCTGCCGGGCCTGCGACCGGACCCGACTCACCGCCGACGGGCAGATCCGCACCTGCCTCTTCGCCACCGAGGAGACCGACCTGCGGGCCGCGCTCCGCTCGGACGCGCCGGACGCGGCCGTCGCGGAGCTGTGGAAGAAGGCGATGTGGGGCAAGAAGGCCGGCTCCGGCCTGGACGACCCGAGCTTCCTCCAGCCCGACCGCCCGATGTCAGCGATCGGCGGCTGA
- a CDS encoding cation acetate symporter: MSSTLITAPALLAADSATTEHRPLIIALFGAFVVATLAITVWAGRQTRSAADFYAGGGQFTGFQNGLAISGDYMSAASFLGISGAIALYGYDGFLYSIGFLVAWLVALLLVAEPLRNSGRFTMGDVLAYRMRQRPVRTAAGTSTIVVSIFYLLAQMAGAGVLVSLLLGITSDGGKIAIVALVGVLMIVYVTIGGMKGTTWVQMVKAVLLIAGTLLITFLILLKFDFNLSDLLGAAATNSGKGDSFLEPGLKYGLTETSKLDFLSLGIALVLGTAGLPHILIRFYTVPTAKAARKSVNWAIGIIGAFYLMTIVLGFGAAALLSPETITSSNKAGNTAAPLTALEVGGGADSTAGAILLAVISAVAFATILAVVAGLTLASSSSFAHDIYANVIKRGQATEKQEMRAARWSTVFIGIVSIALGALARDLNVAGLVALAFAVAASANLPTILYSLFWKRFTTQGALWSIYGGLVSSVVLVLFSPVVSGGPSSMFKGVDFHWFPLENPGLVSIPLGFLLGWLGSLLSKEEPDKGKYAELEVKSLTGVGTAAAVEH; encoded by the coding sequence ATGAGCAGCACCCTCATCACCGCCCCCGCCCTGCTCGCCGCCGACAGCGCCACCACCGAGCACCGGCCGCTGATCATCGCCCTCTTCGGCGCCTTCGTCGTCGCCACCCTGGCCATCACCGTCTGGGCCGGCCGGCAGACCCGCAGCGCCGCCGACTTCTACGCCGGCGGCGGCCAGTTCACCGGCTTCCAGAACGGCCTGGCGATCTCCGGCGACTACATGTCCGCCGCGTCCTTCCTCGGCATCTCCGGCGCCATCGCCCTCTACGGCTACGACGGCTTCCTCTACTCCATCGGCTTCCTCGTCGCCTGGCTCGTCGCCCTGCTCCTGGTCGCCGAACCGCTCCGCAACTCCGGCCGCTTCACCATGGGCGACGTCCTCGCCTACCGGATGCGCCAGCGCCCGGTCCGCACCGCCGCCGGCACCTCCACCATCGTCGTCTCGATCTTCTACCTGCTCGCCCAGATGGCCGGCGCCGGCGTCCTCGTCTCGCTGCTCCTCGGCATCACCAGCGACGGCGGCAAGATCGCGATCGTCGCCCTGGTCGGCGTCCTGATGATCGTCTACGTGACCATCGGCGGCATGAAGGGCACCACCTGGGTGCAGATGGTGAAGGCGGTGCTGCTCATCGCCGGCACCCTCCTCATCACCTTCCTCATCCTGCTGAAGTTCGACTTCAACCTCTCGGACCTGCTCGGCGCCGCCGCGACCAACAGCGGCAAGGGCGACTCCTTCCTGGAGCCCGGCCTCAAGTACGGCCTCACCGAGACGTCGAAGCTCGACTTCCTCTCCCTCGGCATCGCCCTCGTCCTCGGCACCGCCGGCCTGCCGCACATCCTGATCCGCTTCTACACGGTGCCGACCGCCAAGGCCGCCCGTAAGTCGGTCAACTGGGCCATCGGCATCATCGGCGCCTTCTACCTGATGACGATCGTCCTCGGCTTCGGCGCCGCCGCCCTGCTGAGCCCCGAGACCATCACCTCCTCCAACAAGGCGGGCAACACGGCGGCCCCGCTCACCGCCCTGGAGGTCGGCGGCGGCGCCGACTCCACCGCCGGCGCCATCCTCCTCGCCGTCATCTCCGCCGTCGCCTTCGCCACCATCCTCGCCGTCGTCGCCGGACTGACCCTCGCCTCCTCCTCGTCCTTCGCGCACGACATCTACGCCAACGTGATCAAGCGCGGACAGGCGACCGAGAAGCAGGAGATGCGGGCCGCCCGCTGGTCCACCGTCTTCATCGGCATCGTGTCGATCGCCCTCGGCGCCCTCGCCCGCGACCTCAACGTCGCCGGCCTGGTCGCCCTCGCCTTCGCGGTCGCCGCCTCGGCCAACCTGCCGACGATCCTCTACTCGCTCTTCTGGAAGCGGTTCACCACCCAGGGCGCGCTCTGGTCGATCTACGGCGGCCTGGTCTCCTCCGTCGTCCTCGTCCTCTTCTCGCCGGTCGTCTCGGGCGGACCGAGCTCCATGTTCAAGGGCGTCGACTTCCACTGGTTCCCGCTGGAGAACCCGGGGCTGGTCTCCATCCCGCTCGGCTTCCTCCTCGGCTGGCTCGGCTCCCTCCTCTCGAAGGAGGAGCCGGACAAGGGCAAGTACGCCGAACTGGAGGTCAAGTCCCTCACCGGCGTCGGCACCGCCGCCGCCGTCGAGCACTGA
- a CDS encoding GlsB/YeaQ/YmgE family stress response membrane protein, with protein MSWLWAIIVGFVLGLIAKAILPGKQQIPLWLTTIFGILGSILGNAVAGWIGVEDTKGIDWTRHLLQLIGAVAVVGVGDMLWASIKGNRQRA; from the coding sequence ATGAGTTGGTTGTGGGCGATCATCGTCGGTTTCGTCCTCGGTCTGATCGCGAAGGCGATCCTGCCGGGCAAGCAGCAGATCCCGCTGTGGCTGACGACGATCTTCGGCATTCTGGGCAGCATCCTGGGCAACGCGGTCGCCGGCTGGATCGGCGTCGAGGACACCAAGGGCATCGACTGGACCCGCCACCTGCTCCAGCTCATCGGCGCCGTGGCCGTGGTCGGCGTCGGCGACATGCTCTGGGCCTCGATCAAGGGCAACCGGCAGCGCGCCTGA
- the tyrS gene encoding tyrosine--tRNA ligase has translation MTDIVDELKWRGLFAQSTDEDALRKALADGPVTFYCGFDPTAASLHVGHLVQVLTVRRLQQAGHRPLALVGGATGQIGDPRPTAERTLNDPETVANWVNRLRSQIEPFLSFEGENAAVMVNNLDWTAGLSAIEFLRDIGKHFRVNKMLTKDSVARRLESEQGISYTEFSYQLLQGMDFLELYRRYGCTLQQGGSDQWGNLVAGLDLIHRLEPGAEVHALATPLMVKADGTKFGKTESGAVWLDPEMTTPYAFYQFWLNVDDRDISTYMRILSFRSRAELEELEAQTAERPQARAAQRALAEELTTLVHGAEQCAAVMNASKALFGQGDLAELDEPTLAAALSELPHARVTELGQVVDLFAEVGLVASKSAARRTVKEGGAYVNNVKVTAEDAVVEAGELLHGRWLVLRRGKKNLAAIEYAG, from the coding sequence GTGACGGACATCGTCGACGAGCTGAAGTGGCGTGGGCTCTTCGCCCAGTCCACCGACGAGGACGCCCTGCGCAAGGCTCTCGCGGACGGTCCCGTCACGTTCTATTGCGGTTTCGACCCGACCGCGGCCAGTCTCCACGTCGGCCACCTGGTCCAGGTGCTCACCGTCCGTCGGCTCCAGCAGGCCGGTCACCGGCCGCTGGCGCTGGTCGGCGGGGCCACCGGTCAGATCGGTGACCCGCGGCCGACCGCCGAGCGCACCCTGAACGACCCCGAGACGGTCGCGAACTGGGTGAACCGGCTGCGTTCCCAGATCGAGCCCTTCCTCTCCTTCGAGGGGGAGAACGCGGCGGTCATGGTGAACAACCTGGACTGGACCGCCGGGCTGTCGGCGATCGAGTTCCTGCGGGACATCGGCAAGCACTTCCGGGTCAACAAGATGCTGACCAAGGACTCCGTCGCCCGCCGGCTGGAGTCCGAGCAGGGCATCAGCTACACCGAGTTCAGCTACCAGCTGCTCCAGGGCATGGACTTCCTGGAGCTGTACCGGCGCTACGGCTGCACGCTCCAGCAGGGCGGCTCGGACCAGTGGGGCAACCTGGTGGCCGGCCTCGACCTGATCCACCGCCTCGAGCCGGGCGCGGAGGTCCACGCGCTGGCGACGCCGCTGATGGTCAAGGCGGACGGAACCAAGTTCGGCAAGACCGAGAGCGGCGCCGTCTGGCTCGACCCGGAGATGACCACGCCGTACGCGTTCTACCAGTTCTGGCTGAACGTGGACGACCGGGACATCTCCACCTACATGCGGATTCTCTCCTTCAGGTCCCGCGCGGAGCTGGAGGAGCTGGAGGCGCAGACCGCCGAGCGGCCGCAGGCGCGGGCGGCCCAGCGGGCGCTCGCCGAGGAGCTCACCACGCTGGTGCACGGCGCCGAGCAGTGCGCGGCCGTCATGAACGCCTCCAAGGCGCTGTTCGGGCAGGGCGACCTGGCCGAGCTGGACGAGCCGACGCTGGCCGCCGCGCTCTCCGAGCTGCCGCACGCCCGGGTGACCGAGCTGGGCCAGGTCGTGGACCTGTTCGCCGAGGTCGGTCTGGTGGCGAGCAAGTCGGCCGCGCGGCGCACGGTGAAGGAGGGCGGCGCCTACGTGAACAACGTGAAGGTGACCGCCGAGGACGCCGTCGTCGAGGCCGGCGAGCTGCTGCACGGCCGCTGGCTGGTGCTGCGGCGCGGCAAGAAGAACCTGGCGGCGATCGAGTACGCCGGCTGA
- a CDS encoding DUF485 domain-containing protein, producing the protein MATEAPPPPRKGTATDPGPARPTTEQFVEVQESEEFGELRRTYRSFAFPLTIAFITWYLLYVLLSNYAGGFMGTRLFGNINVALVLGLGQFATTFLIAWLYSRHAARSLDPKGEAIKARLEGDA; encoded by the coding sequence GTGGCTACCGAAGCACCTCCGCCGCCGAGAAAGGGCACCGCGACCGACCCCGGTCCCGCCCGGCCCACCACGGAGCAGTTCGTCGAGGTCCAGGAGAGCGAGGAGTTCGGCGAACTCCGCCGCACCTACCGCTCCTTCGCCTTCCCCCTCACGATCGCGTTCATCACCTGGTACCTGCTCTACGTCCTGCTCTCCAACTACGCGGGCGGCTTCATGGGCACCCGCCTCTTCGGCAACATCAACGTGGCACTCGTCCTCGGCCTCGGCCAGTTCGCCACCACCTTCCTCATCGCCTGGCTGTACTCCCGCCACGCCGCCCGCAGCCTCGACCCCAAGGGCGAGGCCATCAAGGCCCGTTTGGAGGGCGACGCATGA
- a CDS encoding DUF3099 domain-containing protein, producing MRKRGGPEVFRITGARQGLADDVRCRQRRYVISMSVRTLSVIAAAVLWNVERHVAIVALALGVLLPYVAVVIANAGRESAPSLPSAYLSSPVRPALGPAEGAAESGAERPYGRA from the coding sequence ATGCGGAAGCGAGGCGGACCCGAGGTCTTCCGGATCACCGGGGCCCGGCAGGGGCTGGCGGACGACGTCCGGTGCAGGCAGCGGCGGTACGTCATCTCCATGTCGGTCCGGACGCTCTCCGTGATCGCGGCGGCGGTGCTGTGGAACGTCGAGCGGCACGTGGCGATCGTGGCGCTGGCGCTGGGCGTGCTGCTGCCGTACGTCGCGGTGGTGATCGCGAACGCGGGGCGCGAGTCCGCACCCTCGCTCCCGTCCGCGTATCTGTCCTCGCCGGTGCGGCCGGCCCTCGGCCCGGCCGAGGGCGCGGCGGAATCCGGAGCGGAACGGCCGTACGGGCGCGCCTGA